The proteins below are encoded in one region of Thermodesulfovibrio thiophilus DSM 17215:
- a CDS encoding response regulator: protein MPKRAIVIEDNELVAETLKTMLEFFNFEVVVFDNGIRAIEEFISQMKLNTSFDIVFVDLVLPGMSGKEVMQKLKEINPEIKAIVSSGYSNDPSIAMYENAGFKGMLNKPYTLQELEDVLKQLSLI, encoded by the coding sequence ATGCCTAAAAGAGCTATTGTTATTGAGGATAATGAGCTGGTTGCAGAAACGCTTAAAACAATGCTTGAATTTTTTAATTTTGAAGTAGTTGTTTTTGACAATGGAATAAGAGCAATTGAAGAATTTATCTCTCAAATGAAATTAAATACCTCGTTTGATATTGTATTTGTTGATCTTGTGCTACCAGGAATGTCAGGAAAAGAAGTTATGCAAAAACTCAAAGAAATTAATCCTGAAATAAAAGCTATAGTATCAAGTGGATATTCTAATGACCCTTCAATTGCAATGTATGAAAATGCAGGATTTAAAGGTATGCTTAATAAACCTTATACACTTCAAGAACTCGAAGATGTTTTAAAGCAATTGAGTTTAATCTGA